CCCTGCCGGCGCTCCTGAGCGACCTGGTCCTGGCCATCGTCTACGTCGGAGCCGCCCTGACCGTAGCCGGACACGAGGGCGCCAACCTCACGGGGATCCTGGCCACCTCGGCCATGGTCACGGCCGTGGTCGCCTTCTCGTTGCAGGACACCTTGGGCAACGTCATCGGCGGCATGGTCCTGCACTTGGAGAGCTCCTTCGCTCCCGGGGACTGCATCCGCGCCGGGAAGGACGAAGGCATGGTCCGTGAGATCCGCTGGCGGCAGACCACGCTGGACACGGGCTCGGGCGACATCATCGTCATCCCCAACAGCACCCTCATGAAGGGGACCGTGACGGTCCTGGGCCGCGCCGGCGGGCCGCCGCTGCGCAGCCTTATGAAGATCCCTTTCAACGTGTACTATGACCGGCCGCCCAACGAGGTCATCGCCGCCGTGGAGGCGGCCCTGCGCGCCGACCCGCCCCCGGGCGTGGCCGCGGACCCGGCGCCCGGTTGCGTTCTCCTCGACTTCGCCGAGAGCCATGCGGTCTATGCCGCGCGCTATTGGCTCACCGCCATCGACCGGCCCGAGGCCACGGCCTCCGAGGTGCGCGTGCGCATCTACTACGCCTTGGCTCGAGCCGGCATCAAGCTCTCCATCCCCAGCCGCTCCATCGTCGTCACCCAGAAGGACGCCGACGTCCAGGAGAGCAGGGGCCGCTTCGAGCTGGAACGCCGCATCGAGGCCCTGCGCGGCGTGGACTTGTTCCGGAGCCTCAACGACGAGGAGATCCGCACGCTGGCCGGCCGCCTCAATGCCGCCCCGTTCGCCCGCGGGGAGGCCCTCACCCGGCAGGGGGCCCCGGACGACTGGCTTTACATCGTCTATGACGGAGAGGCCGATATCCGCCTGCACGCCTCCGGCGGCCAGGCTTTCCAGAGCGTGGCCCGGCTCAAAGCCGGCGCTTTCCTGGGGGAGATGAGCCTCATGACCGGCGAGCCGCGTTCGGCGACGGTCGTGGCCGTGACCGATATGGGCTGCTACCGCCTTGACCGGCAGGACTTCAAGGACATCCTGCTCCACCGCCCCCAGATCGCGGAAGCCATCTCGTCGGTGCTGGCCCAGCGCAAGCTGGAGCTCGAGAGCGCGCGCGAAGGCCTCGATGAGGAGGCCGGCCGTCAGCGCCTGCAGAGCGCGCAGGGCGATCTGCTCTCGCGCATACGCAGCCTGTTCGCCCTGGGCTGAGGGCCGCCATAGCGGCCTCGGTTTGGAATAAATCCGATACATCCTCCAGCCATAACATAAGCAGCCCGGGACGGAGATGAGGCCCATGCTTTGCGCGACCAAGATCGGGATCTGCCTGGCTTTGGCCGCGCTCTGCCCGGCCGGGGCCTGGGGCGAGCCACCGCTGGGGCCGGGCCCGGATCCCGCGCCGGCGCTCGGCGAGCGCTGGGACGGAGCCGTGGCGGGGACGGTCCAGCCGGCTTATCGCTTCGTGGAAGGGATATCGGACGGGGTCTATGATTTCATGCGCGAGCACGTCATCGGCAGCATCATGCCGGGCCGCATGACCCGCAACCTCAAAGCCGCCCCCCGAGAGGATTCGGCCCCGCTGTTCGAGCAGAACCTGCGCGGGAAGGAGTCGCGCTTCCTGCAGCGCGCGCGCGAGGCCTATCCGGTCCTGGACGACAGGGACGGCCCCCCGGATCCGGTCCGGTTCCAGCAATGGCGCTCCTGGGCCGTCGAGGAGCAGGTCAGCGTGACGGTCGACGCGCTCAAGGACACCCTGCTCGAGCGCTACCAGCTCGAGCTCTTCGGCCGTTCCGCCCAAGCCTACGCCCTGCAGCGGCGCAACTGGGACCCTGGCCTCGTGACCATGGCCGGGCTCGTGGGCGGCGCCCTCCTCTACGTCAACGGCATGCACGCCGTGGCCCATATGGGCCGCTGGTCGCTCGCCGTGGACCTGCGCTCCGGAGCGCGCCTTCGGCAAGCCCTGCAGAACGGCGCCTCCTCCGGGAGGCTGGCGGGCTTGGAGCTGGGCTACCGGGACCTGCCCCTGGCTTTGGCCGCGGAATGGGGATCGCAAGGCGGCCGCTTGCGCGGCGAGCGCGTGGGGCTCATCTACCGGCTCCGGTACTGAGCTCAGCGGTAGGGGATGAAGGCCGCTACCTTGTCGGGGCCGCCGTTGGTGCAGTCGGCGTAGAGGGGCTGGCAGTGGTCGCTGCAGCCCACCAGAGCGCCGGAGCCGTCCGGGTCCGGGGCCACGACCTCGATGTGCCCTGAGTCCCGGCTGAAGCACTGGCCGCGCTGGTAGACCAAGATGGTCCCGGGCAGAAGCTGGGCGGGGTCTTCGGGGACGGCCACTTCCTTGAGTTTGATCGCCGCGAGCTTGTCCGGCATGTCTCTAGCCCAGAGGGTGAACTGGAAGGCGCGGTCGCCGTAGCCGGAGTCGATGCCCAGCGCGTACCAACTCCTGGCCGCGCCCGGGTCGTTGTCGCTCTGCACGATATCCGCGGCTTCCAGCGCTTCCGCCACGCCTTCATAGCAATGGCCGACGGTGCCGCGGCGCTTGGCCACGGCGCGGGCCGCCGCCGCCAGAGCCGAGGCGCGGTCCTGGTCATAGGCCTCGGCCGGGGCCGCGGCCTGAGCCGAGACTTGGGGGACTTCGGCTGGCGGCGCGTGCGCCCCCACCTCGGCGGAGGTGCGCGCGAGGGCTCCCGCGGCCGCGGAGAGGTCAAGCCTGTGCGTGCCGGCATCCGCGGCAGCGCTTGAGGAGCAGGCCAGCAGCAGCAAGGTCAGGAGGCTCATATCCCTAGCATAGGCCGAGCGGCCCGGCTCTTCCCGGGCCCGGGGACCCGGGTCGGGCTGGGCCCTAAGGCCCAGGAGCTTTCGCGAACCTCGTCCAAAAGCTTATGAGCCAGCCGAGCGCGAAGGCCACATAGGCGATCAGGCTCTCGACCGGGTGATCGAGCTTCGTCGCCTGGCCGAGGTTGAAGCGGAACACCTGATGGAATATGTCGAAGAGCAGCAGGAAGGTCGCGGCGCCGAACCAGAGGAAGTAGGCGGTGATGACGGAGAAGGTCTCCTCCCGGCGCTGCGGCGCCAGCCAATAGCTCTTGTTGGGCAGGTTGATGCGGGAGTCCGGGTACTTGGGCAGCGACCAAGTCGTGGCCGAGAAGAGCAGGGCCAGCAGAGCGGCCGCGATGATGTCCGTCCAGACGAGCGCGCCTTTGGGCATCCAGCCGTTCGGGGCGCCGGAGGCGCCGAAGTGCGAGGCGACCCTCGCGGGCAGGAGCGGATGATAGTATAAGGCCTGGGCGACGCACAGGGCCCCTGTGCCCAGGAATACCATCAGAGGAAGCTTCCGTCCCGTCATGTGTGATATCATACTTCACAAGTGAGGGGGTGGCTATGGCAGTCAAGATCACGGCGCGATACATGGGCGACGATACGGTGGAGCTGGAGCACGGTCCCAGCGGCAAGAAGATCCTGACGGACCTGCCCGCGGACAACGGGGGCCGGGGCCGGACCTTCTCGCCCACCGACCTGTTGGCCGCTTCGCTGTCTTCCTGCATCCTGACCATCATGTCCATGTCGGCGAAGAAGGACGGCCTGGACCTCAAGGGATCGTCGGTGGAAGTGGAGAAGGAGATGCAGTCCAGCCCCCGTCGCGTGGCGCGTTTCGTCGGCCGCATCGTGCTGCCGGCGCACCTGTCCTCGGCGCAGAAGGAGAAGCTCAAGGCCTACATCAAGGCCTGTCCGGTGGGCGGCAGCCTGCATCCGGACGTCAAGGTCGACCTTGCGGTCGAATGACGGACCTCGCTGCGGAACCTTTGTGTGCACTGCCAGCAGACCGCATGCCGTCCTGACATTCCGACGGGCGAAGCCCGTCGGAATCCCGCGCACGGGGCGCGGAACAGATGAACTGTGTCCGGACATAGTATGTCCCAGACACCCTCAGGGTGTCTGGGCGGGTTCCGGCGCTGCGCGCCGGAACCTCAGCAGCGGCAGATTCGGGTGAGGCCGAGATGGTCCCGTTCTCTAAGGAGGCCATAGGTTGAAGCTCCTATCCCGCCGGGGCATCGACCCCAAAGCATGATCCCCGAGCGCATCGTCTCAGGCGGCCAGACCGGCGTGGACCGGGCCGCGCTCGACGCGGCCCTGGAGGCGGGCCTGTCCTGCGGCGGCTTCGTGCCCAAGGGCCGCCGCGCCGAGGACGGTCCCATCCCGGAGCGCTATCCGCTTCAGGAATGCGACACCCTTGACTACGCGGTGCGCACCGAGCTCAACGTCATCCATTCGGACGCCACGCTCATCCTCAATCGCGGCAAGCTCGACGGCGGAACCTCGGGCACCGTCGAATTCTGCCAGGAGCACGACAAGCCTTACAGCGTCGTGCAGCTTGAGCAAGTCTCGGTCGAGCAGGCCGCTCTCAGCATCCGCTATTTCTTGTCCCAGGCCAAGCCCCGCACGCTCAACGTCGCCGGCCCGCGCGAGAGCAAGTGCCCCGGCATCCATCAGGCGACCTTGGACCTTTTGCGGCTGGTCCTGAGGCCTGGTTGAACGGCCTGCTCTACGGCCTGCTCTGCCTGATCTGGGGCTCGACCTGGGCGGGCATCAAGTTCGGCATCGACGGCGTGCCGCCGCTGCTCGGCGCCGGCCTGCGCTTCGCCCTGGCCGCCGCGGTGCTCGCGCCCATGGCCTGGGCGCGGCCCCGCCGCGCCCTGACCCCGGACGACAAGGCCGCCATCTCTTCCTGCGGCTTCATGGGCTTCACGGTCTCCTATGCCGCGGTCTACT
Above is a window of Elusimicrobiota bacterium DNA encoding:
- a CDS encoding mechanosensitive ion channel family protein, whose protein sequence is MGLRDCLAAVFTPTLLWLYPFILAAILLIYAAAPPARRRLAAAALLALASAAGLLAAAVLRRVGFAPDAGFYRITHGLSALLLALAAINTAAATAFDIILPALRLPLPALLSDLVLAIVYVGAALTVAGHEGANLTGILATSAMVTAVVAFSLQDTLGNVIGGMVLHLESSFAPGDCIRAGKDEGMVREIRWRQTTLDTGSGDIIVIPNSTLMKGTVTVLGRAGGPPLRSLMKIPFNVYYDRPPNEVIAAVEAALRADPPPGVAADPAPGCVLLDFAESHAVYAARYWLTAIDRPEATASEVRVRIYYALARAGIKLSIPSRSIVVTQKDADVQESRGRFELERRIEALRGVDLFRSLNDEEIRTLAGRLNAAPFARGEALTRQGAPDDWLYIVYDGEADIRLHASGGQAFQSVARLKAGAFLGEMSLMTGEPRSATVVAVTDMGCYRLDRQDFKDILLHRPQIAEAISSVLAQRKLELESAREGLDEEAGRQRLQSAQGDLLSRIRSLFALG
- a CDS encoding DUF1648 domain-containing protein — protein: MTGRKLPLMVFLGTGALCVAQALYYHPLLPARVASHFGASGAPNGWMPKGALVWTDIIAAALLALLFSATTWSLPKYPDSRINLPNKSYWLAPQRREETFSVITAYFLWFGAATFLLLFDIFHQVFRFNLGQATKLDHPVESLIAYVAFALGWLISFWTRFAKAPGP
- a CDS encoding OsmC family protein yields the protein MAVKITARYMGDDTVELEHGPSGKKILTDLPADNGGRGRTFSPTDLLAASLSSCILTIMSMSAKKDGLDLKGSSVEVEKEMQSSPRRVARFVGRIVLPAHLSSAQKEKLKAYIKACPVGGSLHPDVKVDLAVE
- a CDS encoding putative molybdenum carrier protein is translated as MIPERIVSGGQTGVDRAALDAALEAGLSCGGFVPKGRRAEDGPIPERYPLQECDTLDYAVRTELNVIHSDATLILNRGKLDGGTSGTVEFCQEHDKPYSVVQLEQVSVEQAALSIRYFLSQAKPRTLNVAGPRESKCPGIHQATLDLLRLVLRPG